AATTTAATATCAGAAAGCTAGCCGTTGCACTATATCCTCGATAAAAAAGACTTTCTCTTAATTCTACGTCCATAGAAAAATCAAGAGTTTTAATATTAGCTGGTATGGGAACGCGGACATGATAAACTTTGTCTATAACAGACCTGAGTAAATCATCGCTTGAATCTATTATAGTAGCTAACATATCACTGCAAAACTGACCAAATTCATATTTAGGCTTTGGGTGAGTAGAAGATTTTGGAGCTTCTTGATTGTATAAATCAAAGGCGATAACTGGTCTGGAATTTTTCCTTTGCTCTTCCTTAAACAAAAAGACTGGCAAATTACTACTTAAACCTCCATCTACCAAAACACTCTCATCTTCTATGACTGGAGTAAACACGAAGGGATAGCTCATAGATGCTCTGACGGCTGCGATCGCAGAATAATTTAAAGCTTCCTCCCCTTCATTTTCAGGATAGATAACAGCTTTGTGATTTTTGATATCTGAAGCTACAATTTTTAGAGGAGGACATCCTATATCTCTGAGATTTTGAAAAGTAATATCTGTTGCATTCTTAAGTTGTTGTTTTAAATAAAACTCACTGTTTTCCAATTTCTGACTGTTTTGGATCTTCTTTAAAAGAAAATTAGTGAGTTTATTACCATTACAAAACCCAAAATTTTGTCTGAGTTCATTAATTAAATCTAAATTTTTTAATAAAACTAAATCTTTAGAAATACTTTTAGAGAGATTTTGGGGTAGCTCTTTAAAACGCTGTAATTTCCTTTCTGCATCATCTAAAAAATCATGAAAATTAATTTCCTCTACCATAATCTTTCTAATTTCTTCTGGGGAGTAGCCCACATTTGCAAGTAAAGCGACGATACTTCCAGCTGATGTTCCGCCGTAACCTATAAATTTTATACCCTGTTCTGCTGCTGCTTTTAAACACCCGACTAATGCAGCACCTTTGACTCCACCACCATCTAAAATAGCATAAGCTTCCACAGACATGGAAAAGTATCCTCTATATAGCTTTCCTCTGAATCTATTTTGGCGTGATATTCTCCTGACTTTGTAGTATTTTTGTAGCATAAAGAGGAATTTCAATATGCAACAACAAATCCTTGCCGGTTATGATAAAGAAGGTATTTTTGTCTATCAAGCATTTAAACCTTCCATTGCTGATGAAGCTGTACTTAAAGGTACCTTTGGCAAAGGCTTTAATTTAGATAGGATGACTTGGATCAAGCCATCCTTCGGTTGGATGTTGTATCGTTCTGGCTATGCAACCAAGCACAGACAAGAACGCATCTTGAAAATAAAACTCAGTCATGAAGGTTTTCAGACAATTCTGGCACAAGGAATACCGACAACGTGCGATCGCAAAATCTTTGCATCCGAACAAGAGTGGAGACGAGCATTAGACAACTCAGAAGTACGCTATCAATGGGACCCAGACAGAAATTTATCACTGCATCGACTCGAACGCCGTGCGCTACAAATAGGTATTCGTGACAGTATAGTTCAACAATATGTCAATACTTGGATTTTAGCAATAGAAGATGTGACCCAATTAGCTCATGATATCAAAGTCGCTGTGGAAACAAACCAGAAACAGATGCCAGTGGTTCCTCAGGAGGATGTCTATGAGGTGAGTTTAGATATTCTAAAAACTTTAGGCATATCATGTCCTTAGAGCTTCAATTACTTTTGAACCTTACTAGGCACAGAGAGCACAGAGAGCGCAGAAGAAAGAGCCCTAATACAGCATTCAAAAAGGAGGCAAAAAACCCAGTTTCTTTGTAGAGACTAGCCATGCTTAGTCTCTACTTCCAAATAAAAAATATCCAACTTTCTCTTTCTCTTGTGGGACGGGCGTCCTCGCCCGTTCTATATCAGGTGCAGGCTAGAAGCCCATCCCACAATCACCGGATAATTTATTCCTTGGACATCCCTTATTCCATTTCTAACAATCCTTCTTGTCGTGAAATCACTGCTGTGTAACCCAGTTCGCGTCGAGCCTTAGTATCATTTACCGTAACTTCAGACCCTATCATAGACAAAGCTGTTCGGGTGATAGGAGGTAAACCCTCAAGTTTTAACAAAGTCCACGCGCTCTCTAAAATCCATGCCCATGTCCAGACCAACCAACGTGGTAGACTGCGTGTACCTGGTTCAACTCCTTGAGTCTGTAATAACTCTGTAATAAAGCTGCGAAATTCTACAGGCGCACCATCGGTGATGAAATATATTTCACCGCCTTTTCCTTTTTCTGACGCCAGAATCAGAGCTTCACACAAATTTTTGACGTGACAGGTAGAAGTCAAATAGCGACCTCCGGAAATCCAAGCAAACTCTTTATTGTGGATGGCTCTAATAAAACGTGCTAACAGTGTGGTGTCTCCTTTTCCCCAAACAAAACGCGGACGAATCACTACTGTTGTGAGTTCATCTGAGTTTGCTGCAATCACTTTTGTTTCTGCGATCGCCTTAGTCAGTGCGTAAAAACCGAGTGGCTTTTTTGGAAGGTGTTGGGTTTCATCAGCATTAATAATTGGTTTTCCTCCGATCAACACAGCATCCGTACTCACGTACACAAGACGCGATACACCTGTTTCTTTTGCAATGGCAATAATTTGTTCTGTTCCACTGACGTTAACTTCCTGGAAATCCTCGAAAACTCCCCAGTCATCTACCTTTGCTGCAGCGTGAAAGACAACACTACATCCTGTCATCCCAGACTTTAAAACTTGTGAATCATTGATATCCCCAAAGATGGGGATAGCCCCATAAGACTTGATAATTTCAATTTCCGCTTCCCATTTTACAAGCGATCGCACTTCCACTCCCCGTTGTACAAGAGCCGTTATCAAGTTGCGACCAACAAACCCCGATCCACCTGTAATAAAAACACGCATTTGTTTATTTCCTAAGTTTGAGTCCATTGACTGTTTAAGTTAAAAAAGACACCATTTAAACGCATCGAAACGAAGCATATTTTCTAATTTTTAAAAACACGCATAATGTTTCTAAATTTTTCACTAAGCTTTAAGGAAATTTGCAATGCTACTTAAAGTACTAGATGGGAGTAAAAACCCTGATTTTTTTGTCCTCTTCACACTCTGAAGTTTGAGTAGTAAGCTATCTCTCAAAAAGCACGATCTAGTCTCAATTTAATTGAAATAATTCCTACCACATCTAGTATAGAGAATTTCATAAAAATTGACATCAGACTTTAGTCATAATGCCAATCAAGACAAAAGTACTATAGCACCCTAAATCATTCGTAAAAGTCCAGAAACATGGTTTCTTAAGAAAACCGATTTTCTGAAGGGTTGAATTTTTACAAATAAAATAGGATGACTGTTAATTAAGGCAATTCAATTAGTTTTTGTTTGTATCATAGGAACATTATCAATATGTTTTTTAGTTAATAGAAAACAATTGAAAATGAAGTATAGTGGGCTAAAGCCCACCATATGATGTTTATGGTGGGCTTTAGCCCTACCTACTAATTTGTAGACGATGCACGATTCATTTCTGGAGATGTTTATTTACGATTCAATGTAATGAATAAAAAAATATTTTTTTTGCCTTCTGCCCTTTGCCTTCATAATAAAGGAATAGTAAAAAAGAAAGTGCTGCCCACATCTATTTGACTTTCAGCCCAAATTTTTCCATCATGTTGTTGTATAATGCTGCGGCAAATAGCCAAACCTAAACCAGTACCACCATGCTTGCGAGAATCAGAAGCATCCACTTGATGGAAACGTTCAAAAATAGTTTCTATGTTGTCCGCCGGAATACCTCTGCCTTGGTCTTGTACCTTAAATAATACAACAGAAGAGGAATCGTTTTTTTCTGTAACTTTTTCTGCTATCATTGTAACTGTAGAACTGTTAGGCGAAAATTTAAGAGCGTTACTTAACAAATTTGTCAGGACTTGGATAATGCGATCGCTATCTACGTTCACTTCAAGAGATTGAGTTATAATTGATATTTTAATATCAGAATTATTAGCTGTAAACTGCATTGTCTCTGCTGCTTTAGTTAACAGTTTATTAGTATCAACTTTTTGTTTAGATAAAATAATTTTTCCAGATTGCAATCTTTCTAAATCTAAAATATCGTTAACTAATCTCACTAAGCGTTCGGCATTTTCAGAAGTAATTTGAATCAATCGCTTACCCTTTTCAGACTCAGTAGGGACTAAACCGGTTGCTAACAAGTTTAAACCTCCATGAATTGAAGTCAGAGGAGTACGAAGTTCGTGACTGACAACTGAGATAAACTCATCTTTGATTTTATCCAACGCGTGACGTTGAGTAATGTCCTCACCAATGCTCATAATACCTACAATTCTGCCTTTTGAATCTCGCAGTACAGTATGATTCCAAGCAATCAGTCGTTCTTCTCCAGATTTGGTAAGAATATAGTTTTGAGAATGAAGATGTAATTCGTGCTGTAACATTTCTGTCAAGAAATCTTTTACATCCTGTTGCTGATGCTGCGGAATACAATTTTCCATCCAATCCTTTCCTAAAATTTCATCTTGCGTATAACCAGTTAATCTTAAAAAGAAAGGATTGAGGTATTCAACTTTACCTGTACTGTCAAGCCCTGCAACCAACAATTGCACGTTGTCCAACAAGCTGCGCCAGCGACGTTCAACTTCTCGAAGTTGCGCGTCCATGTCTTGCTGGCGTTTAATGACATCTTCTAAAATACTAATTAATCTGTGCAAATGTAAATTTTTTGTAGTTAATTCAGATGTTCGTTCTGCAACTTTTGTCTCTAAGTCTACTGTTGCTTTTTGCAGTGCGGTTTCCGCTTCTATACGCGCTGATTGTTCGCATAACATGAGATTTGCTAGTTGTTCTGCATTCTGCAATGTCAAAACTTTCTGAACTTGAGCATCGGATACATCTAAAGCATCAATCTCACCCATAGTAATAGCTCTTAAAGTTTCTTTTAAAACTTGGATCTGATTGCGGAGGGTTGCATTCTCAAGTTCAAGCTCTTGATTTGTTGTCACTACAATCACCTAATTTCTTAAATATTTTGAGTGGATAATTGCGGTATTCTCCAAACCGCTAAAAAGGACTGGTATAATATATGATACTCTTCTTTTTAAGACTTGTTTAGCTGCAATATCCCTTGATTCTCTGACATAAGTTATCATTCGCTTCCTTGGCTATCTCCAGAAATTAATTGTGCATTGCGTACAATCTCTGTAAAGACGGTTCAAACAGCGCGTCTCTACATTATTTTTTGGAAAGGTCTCTTAGATACTGGCGTTACAGTAGCAACGCTTCGACTTTTGAAGCCAAAACACAAGCAACCAAATTCGAGAATCAATGTATTATTTTTAACTATTGTTGGTGTTACGTTTTTTTAAGTTTTTGAAGAGTTCACAAATTATTCACAATATAGAGTTAATTTCTTATTTATAGGTATATGTGAACTGCGGATCTCAAAAAAGGATTAATGAACTGGTGCTCTACTCCCTAGTTTTTCAACTAAAAAGTCGGAGATAAGAAATAAAGGAAAAATATGACCAAACGAGTCTTAGTGATTGATGATGAAGATGGGGTAAGAAATATTATCCAGATTTCTTTAGAGGTCGTTGCTGGATGGGATGTGCTAAGTGCTACTTCAGGTATGGAGGGGATCGCAATTGCAG
This genomic interval from Scytonema hofmannii PCC 7110 contains the following:
- a CDS encoding DUF4291 domain-containing protein, with protein sequence MQQQILAGYDKEGIFVYQAFKPSIADEAVLKGTFGKGFNLDRMTWIKPSFGWMLYRSGYATKHRQERILKIKLSHEGFQTILAQGIPTTCDRKIFASEQEWRRALDNSEVRYQWDPDRNLSLHRLERRALQIGIRDSIVQQYVNTWILAIEDVTQLAHDIKVAVETNQKQMPVVPQEDVYEVSLDILKTLGISCP
- a CDS encoding PAS domain-containing sensor histidine kinase; this encodes MTTNQELELENATLRNQIQVLKETLRAITMGEIDALDVSDAQVQKVLTLQNAEQLANLMLCEQSARIEAETALQKATVDLETKVAERTSELTTKNLHLHRLISILEDVIKRQQDMDAQLREVERRWRSLLDNVQLLVAGLDSTGKVEYLNPFFLRLTGYTQDEILGKDWMENCIPQHQQQDVKDFLTEMLQHELHLHSQNYILTKSGEERLIAWNHTVLRDSKGRIVGIMSIGEDITQRHALDKIKDEFISVVSHELRTPLTSIHGGLNLLATGLVPTESEKGKRLIQITSENAERLVRLVNDILDLERLQSGKIILSKQKVDTNKLLTKAAETMQFTANNSDIKISIITQSLEVNVDSDRIIQVLTNLLSNALKFSPNSSTVTMIAEKVTEKNDSSSVVLFKVQDQGRGIPADNIETIFERFHQVDASDSRKHGGTGLGLAICRSIIQQHDGKIWAESQIDVGSTFFFTIPLL
- a CDS encoding NAD-dependent epimerase/dehydratase family protein, whose amino-acid sequence is MRVFITGGSGFVGRNLITALVQRGVEVRSLVKWEAEIEIIKSYGAIPIFGDINDSQVLKSGMTGCSVVFHAAAKVDDWGVFEDFQEVNVSGTEQIIAIAKETGVSRLVYVSTDAVLIGGKPIINADETQHLPKKPLGFYALTKAIAETKVIAANSDELTTVVIRPRFVWGKGDTTLLARFIRAIHNKEFAWISGGRYLTSTCHVKNLCEALILASEKGKGGEIYFITDGAPVEFRSFITELLQTQGVEPGTRSLPRWLVWTWAWILESAWTLLKLEGLPPITRTALSMIGSEVTVNDTKARRELGYTAVISRQEGLLEME
- a CDS encoding patatin-like phospholipase family protein is translated as MSVEAYAILDGGGVKGAALVGCLKAAAEQGIKFIGYGGTSAGSIVALLANVGYSPEEIRKIMVEEINFHDFLDDAERKLQRFKELPQNLSKSISKDLVLLKNLDLINELRQNFGFCNGNKLTNFLLKKIQNSQKLENSEFYLKQQLKNATDITFQNLRDIGCPPLKIVASDIKNHKAVIYPENEGEEALNYSAIAAVRASMSYPFVFTPVIEDESVLVDGGLSSNLPVFLFKEEQRKNSRPVIAFDLYNQEAPKSSTHPKPKYEFGQFCSDMLATIIDSSDDLLRSVIDKVYHVRVPIPANIKTLDFSMDVELRESLFYRGYSATASFLILNLPQWKKATNTIEQLQALHAPPYLVKPTLKTIVREIEESTNLRNCRAYIMLPKEESRFAIAYQYNMDEDPDVDWQIDINNKGAWGESWRERKFFLLNVKNLKQEPSVFNMTKPQVNKIPKDRKTIVTVPIFNWKTITEMTEEDFEKFIQFESTNFQQIIENYELIGILALDTTTEIEEVLNSQDMLTQIYRTMMVGASILSGTLK